A genomic stretch from Mya arenaria isolate MELC-2E11 chromosome 10, ASM2691426v1 includes:
- the LOC128206349 gene encoding uncharacterized protein LOC128206349 — translation MVQTIEIRLFICYLILGGLVGSMGKDLQQLGDEGRNKTSEYRKRTSALRTPSFTKKDEPDVGLSKNVSQQKITVKEIGLLQQNTYFDAYRTNRFRRYSKHVNNLTDTKECEMKVHYRTLNAFVHLIGRYESNYVFLGLQPSKGSGITIRSNPDVVDGNTWIWTFKGKDGAVEFLRWPVEFGVWSIGMLYQSVLQKPIVPSVVLTRVSGDCSNLTVGNVKDDLVISKALNAITLGLMSNYSDGAKFGASFFCYIRKRSIHANAM, via the coding sequence ATGGTTCAAACGATTGAAATACGgctatttatatgttatttgattCTCGGAGGACTTGTTGGGTCGATGGGAAAAGACTTGCAACAGTTAGGTGATGAGGGTCGAAATAAAACTTCCGAATATCGGAAAAGAACGTCAGCTCTTAGAACGCCATCTTTCACGAAAAAAGACGAACCAGATGTTGGATTGTCAAAGAATGTTTCTCAACAGAAAATAACAGTAAAAGAGATTGGATTATTACAGCAAAACACTTACTTCGATGCATACAGGACAAATCGTTTTAGAAGATActcaaaacatgtaaacaactTGACAGACACTAAAGAATGCGAAATGAAAGTCCATTACAGGACTTTGAATGCTTTTGTTCATCTTATAGGGAGATACGAATCCAATTACGTGTTTCTTGGACTCCAGCCCTCGAAGGGTTCAGGTATAACGATCAGGAGCAACCCAGATGTAGTAGACGGGAATACCTGGATCTGGACTTTTAAGGGTAAGGACGGAGCCGTGGAGTTTTTGAGATGGCCAGTCGAGTTTGGAGTATGGTCGATTGGAATGTTGTATCAGTCCGTTCTACAAAAGCCGATTGTGCCATCAGTTGTTTTAACGAGAGTCAGTGGAGATTGCTCCAACCTAACGGTTGGAAACGTAAAAGATGACCTTGTGATTAGTAAGGCGCTAAATGCGATCACTCTTGGGTTGATGAGCAATTATTCGGATGGGGCTAAGTTCGGAGCAAGCTTCTTTTGTTACATAAGAAAACGAAGCATCCATGCAAATGCTATGTGA